The segment CGACCTCGAGCGAGATGCGGTGGAGCGGCATGACCTGGCCGTAGAACTCAAGGTTGGGGAAACAGGTGCCGAGGAGTATAGCAACCCGGAAGTGGCCGAGGTCTGGGCCGGTCTGCTCGAAGCGCAGATGCTGGCACGCAGTGAGCTGGTAACAGCCCTGGAGATCATCGGCGATCTTCGGGCGCACACTACGGCTCTCCGGCTGGCCCTGCGCGCAACTAGGCCGGGTACTTACGACAGCCAGGGCAACCGCGAATAGCGCTTGAGGAACAGACAACCAGGTAGCCGCCCCTCGGCTTGCCCGGGTAAGCGAGGAAGAGACCGTGAGCCTTCGTGCACTGGAGATCGCACGCTCCGCTATCGTGGCTCGACAGACTGAGATCGAGATGATCGGCCACAACGTTGCCAACGCTCAGACGCCCGGCTACTCGCGTCGCGCGGTCCTGGTTGCCTCGGTGCCCGGTGAGACGGGCTCCCCGGCAAACCACAGCGGTCTGGGCGTCGAAGTGACCGGCGTCCGGCGTCTGGGGAACGGCCTGCTCCGGACTCAGGTGGATCTGGAGACCGGGAAGCTCGGCCGCGAGACCGTGCTCTCGAACACCCTGAAGGACATTGAGGAAGTGGCGGCAGGCACCGACGGCCAGGGGCTGGTCACGCAGCTCAATGCCTTCTTCGACGCCTTCAGCCAGGTCGCAGCAGACCCGGCCGCCACCTCGCAGAGGCACGAGTTGCTGGCCGCGGCAGAGAGCCTGTGTGATGCCGTCGGCGAGATGGACGCCGGGCTCCGGGATGCCCTGAGCACCACTGATTCGCAGCTCGTGGCAGGGGTCAAGCGCGTCAATCAACTCGCAGCGCAGGTGGCACAGCTCAACACGAGCATCGGGCTGGCCGGAGGAGAGGACCAGGCGCTCGACCTGGTCGAGCAGCGCGATTCGGCTGTGCGCGAGTTGTCTCAGCTCTGCGGCAGCGTCGCAGTCGGGCGCGAGCCCGGACAAGTTGACGTTCTGATCGGTGGCCATCCGCTGGTCCAGGGGGCGGTCGCCTCGGAGCTGGAGCTCACGACGGTCGCGAGCGACATCGCGGGGTGCGCACCCTATCACGCGATCAGCTTCAGAGGCCAGCAACCTCCTGACGGGCTTGGGGGAGAGCTGGCCGGACGAGTCGAGGCCCGCTCGGAACTGCTCAAGCCCGCGCTGGAGAGCCTCAGCTCACTGGTGTCGGATTTCGCCCAGGCAGTCAACACGCAGCACAGGGCGGGCTACGACCTGGACGGATCGGCCGGCCTGGATCTCTTCACCTATGACGTCGACACACCGGCGCAGACCCTGGCTCTGAACTCGGCGATTGCGGGCGACACTGACAAGATCGCTGCGGCTGACAAGCCCGGTGAATCGGGGAATGGTGCGAACGCTACCGCGCTGGAGGCCCTGCGGAACTCAGCAGGGATCGTGCAATCCCACATCCAGTATCTGGGCACTCTGGGGACAGACGTCCAGTCGGCTCGGTCACGCTGCGAGGGTCGGCAGGCGGTCATCGACTCCCTCGATGCGCGCTATCAGGAGGTCGCCTCCGTATCTCTCGATGAGGAGGCGCTCCGACTTGGTGAGGCGCAGCAGGGGCTCACGGCGGCCCAGCGCGTCGTGCAGACGGTCCTGACCATGATTGATGACCTCCTGCGTCTGTAGCAGGCCCGTCGGAGTCGCAGCCAGTCGCTACCCACAGGAGCTTTGGCGATGAGAATCGGCACCCGCAGCTTCTTCGATCAGATGTCGGCTACCGTGACCCGGCTGCAGACTCAGTTGGGCGATCTGAACGTGTCCATGTCCTCGGGGAAGCGTGTGAGCAAGCCCTCGGACGATCCTCTCGACGCGGTGCTCGTCGCGCAGGTCAACACGGAGCTTTCTACAGCCAAGACGCGCGCTGAGGTGTTGAGTGGCGGCGTTGCCATGCTGCGAGAGGCTGATGGAGCGTTGAGCCAGATCTCGGACGCACTCCAGGGCGCGATCCAGTCCGCCTCCACCTCGCTGCAGGCAACCTCGCAGGGCCAGTCACAGCTCGCGGCCTGCGCAGTCGAGATCAGGTCCTATGCGCAGTCGATCCTCACGGCGGCGAACACGAAGTCGGGTGACCGCTACCTGTTCGGCGGGTATCAGGACCGCCAGACGCCCTTCGTGGGTGGAGCTCTGAGCACCACCTACGCGGGTGACTCGAACCAGATGACCGTTCCGCTGGGGAACGGTCGGACGTGCCCGATTGCGGTGCCCGGCGACCAGGTGCTGAACTAC is part of the Armatimonadia bacterium genome and harbors:
- the flgK gene encoding flagellar hook-associated protein FlgK produces the protein MSLRALEIARSAIVARQTEIEMIGHNVANAQTPGYSRRAVLVASVPGETGSPANHSGLGVEVTGVRRLGNGLLRTQVDLETGKLGRETVLSNTLKDIEEVAAGTDGQGLVTQLNAFFDAFSQVAADPAATSQRHELLAAAESLCDAVGEMDAGLRDALSTTDSQLVAGVKRVNQLAAQVAQLNTSIGLAGGEDQALDLVEQRDSAVRELSQLCGSVAVGREPGQVDVLIGGHPLVQGAVASELELTTVASDIAGCAPYHAISFRGQQPPDGLGGELAGRVEARSELLKPALESLSSLVSDFAQAVNTQHRAGYDLDGSAGLDLFTYDVDTPAQTLALNSAIAGDTDKIAAADKPGESGNGANATALEALRNSAGIVQSHIQYLGTLGTDVQSARSRCEGRQAVIDSLDARYQEVASVSLDEEALRLGEAQQGLTAAQRVVQTVLTMIDDLLRL